A window of Mangifera indica cultivar Alphonso chromosome 13, CATAS_Mindica_2.1, whole genome shotgun sequence contains these coding sequences:
- the LOC123195028 gene encoding putative GDP-L-fucose synthase 2 codes for MGAPNTDSSSSFLSDRSAKIFVAGHRGLVGSAIVRKLISLNFTNLILRTHAELDLTRQSDVHAFFAAEKPDYVILAAAKVGGIHANNTYPADFIAINLQIQTNVIDSSFRHGVKKLLFLGSSCIYPKFAPQPIPESALLTGPLEPTNEWYAVAKIAGIKMCQAYRIQYNFDAISGMPTNLYGPNDNFHPENSHVLPALMRRFHEAKVKGAKEVVVWGSGSPLREFLHVDDLADACVYLMENYGGLEHVNVGSGKEVTIKELAELVKEVVGFEGELVWDSSKPDGTPRKLMDSSKLADMGWRPKIELKGGLVDTYKWYLENV; via the exons ATGGGAGCACCAAATACCG ACTCCTCCTCCTCCTTTCTCTCCGACAGATCCGCCAAGATCTTCGTCGCCGGCCACCGCGGCCTAGTCGGATCCGCCATCGTCCGCAAATTGATTTCACTCAACTTCACTAACCTCATCCTTCGCACCCACGCCGAGCTAGATCTAACTCGTCAATCCGATGTCCACGCTTTCTTCGCCGCGGAGAAGCCGGATTATGTCATCCTTGCAGCCGCAAAAGTCGGCGGCATCCACGCCAACAACACTTACCCCGCCGATTTCATCGCCATCAATCTCCAAATCCAGACCAACGTCATCGATTCTTCGTTCCGTCACGGCGTTAAGAAACTCCTTTTCCTCGGCTCCTCTTGCATTTACCCTAAATTCGCTCCGCAACCGATTCCCGAGTCGGCGCTGTTGACTGGCCCGTTAGAACCGACTAACGAGTGGTACGCCGTGGCTAAAATCGCTGGTATTAAAATGTGCCAAGCGTATCGGATTCAATACAACTTTGACGCGATTTCGGGGATGCCTACGAACTTGTACGGACCGAACGATAATTTTCATCCCGAAAATTCTCACGTATTGCCCGCATTGATGCGGAGATTTCACGAAGCTAAAGTTAAAGGAGCTAAAGAAGTGGTAGTGTGGGGAAGTGGCAGTCCATTGAGGGAATTCTTGCACGTGGATGATTTGGCGGATGCGTGTGTGTATTTGATGGAGAATTATGGAGGTTTGGAACATGTGAATGTGGGTAGCGGGAAGGAGGTGACTATTAAGGAGTTGGCTGAGTTGGTGAAGGAGGTTGTGGGATTTGAGGGAGAGCTTGTTTGGGATTCTTCGAAGCCGGATGGGACGCCAAGGAAGTTGATGGACAGTTCCAAGCTGGCGGACATGGGATGGAGGCCAAAGATTGAGCTTAAAGGTGGACTTGTTGATACATACAAGTGGTACTTGGAGAATGTGTAG